The Rahnella aquatilis CIP 78.65 = ATCC 33071 genomic sequence TCTTAATCAGCCGGTGGCGCAACTGCTTGGGCCGGGTAAACAGCGCGATGAAGTGCCGGTACTCGGTTATCTGTTTTATATCGCCGACCGGCAGAAAACCGATCTGGAATATCTGGAAGGAAAGGCACAGGCAGGGCAACATCCGTGGTACCACCTGCGCCATCAGGAGGCCATGAGCCACGAAAAGGTGGTGCAACTGGCGGAAGCCGCGCAGGATAAATACGGCTTCAAAGATTTCAAACTCAAAGGCGGCGTGCAGGCGGGTGAAGTCGAAATCGAAACGGTCAGGGCGCTGAAAAAACGCTTCCCGCAGGCGCGGATTACGGTGGATCCGAATGCGTCCTGGTCGCTGGAACAGGCGATTTCGCTGTGCAAAGACATGCACGGGATTTTGTCTTACGTTGAAGACCCATGCGGAGCGGAGCAGGGGTTTTCCGGGCGTGAAACGCTGGCGGAATTTAAGCGCGCCACCGGATTACCGGTCGCAACCAATATGATTGCCAACGACTGGCGGCAGATGAGCCATGCGCTGCAACTGAATGCGATCGATATCCCGCTGGCCGATCCCCATTATTGGTCGATGCGCGGCGCGAATACTATCGGCACGTTATGCAATGCGTGGGGACTGACACTTGGCTGTCATTCGAACAATCACTTTGATGTGTCGCTGGCGATGCTGGCCCATCTCGGGGCGGCTGCGCCGGGCGAGATCACACCATTTGATACGCACTGGATCTGGCAGGAAGGCCAGCATCTGACAAAAAATCCGTTGCAGATTAAAGACGGTAAACTGGCGCTGAACGGGCTGCCGGGGCTGGGTGTTGAACTGGATATG encodes the following:
- a CDS encoding enolase C-terminal domain-like protein gives rise to the protein MSDTPKIVEMQVIPVAGYDSMLLNIAGAHNCYFTRILLVLKDSAGHTGVGEAPATGVVLKILNDAIPHIVGQEIGIMNQLVSDLHKRDLEENRQPKPVLPGLRPWDLERHHNAVAVLETALLDLMGQFLNQPVAQLLGPGKQRDEVPVLGYLFYIADRQKTDLEYLEGKAQAGQHPWYHLRHQEAMSHEKVVQLAEAAQDKYGFKDFKLKGGVQAGEVEIETVRALKKRFPQARITVDPNASWSLEQAISLCKDMHGILSYVEDPCGAEQGFSGRETLAEFKRATGLPVATNMIANDWRQMSHALQLNAIDIPLADPHYWSMRGANTIGTLCNAWGLTLGCHSNNHFDVSLAMLAHLGAAAPGEITPFDTHWIWQEGQHLTKNPLQIKDGKLALNGLPGLGVELDMDAVGIAHQRYNTLRHKDRDDAIAMQYLIRGWAFDGKRATLVR